In Gossypium hirsutum isolate 1008001.06 chromosome D06, Gossypium_hirsutum_v2.1, whole genome shotgun sequence, one genomic interval encodes:
- the LOC121218411 gene encoding uncharacterized protein: MIENAIRSGKIEAGESNQRLVPKKKENEVNNVSTYNKGYSKSIMVNQPGKVAANQQGSSRQESSARQNTEKLQFTLIPVPYKELYKSLFDAHIVSHFYLKPLQPPYPKWYDANAQCGYHAGITGHSIENCTGFKKLVERLISIGVVKIDDSPNVKNLLPNHTDKGVNMITGNTERNVMVDIAEVRTPLKWVWKKMVERRLISLNLEEKCRETKNYCKFHHEKGHEIQECTEFRTLVQSMMDNKEVEFYEKIEEGESICSSELTTRVSKISYPVVIILQPRKNEVEVSVTPKIIIKKPEAFPYKNNKKVPWSYACNTTVQENEILASAMKYDQVMGSYTRSGKRYDLISPPAEPVKGKTIVTEQEKEKEAKPTLPIIEPVKEEEAKEFLKFLKHGEYSVVEQLHKQPARISVLALLLSSEVHRKALMKVLNETYVANDISVNKLDWLVNNISADNFIFFNDDEIPPGGMGSTKALHITTQCTEYTLPGVLIDNGSILNVLPLSTLNRLPMDSSHMKTCQNIVRAFNDTERKVIGKIKIPLLIDPTIYEVDFLVMDIRPSYNCLLRRPWIHSAGAVPSSLYQKLKLVSEGRLVTINAEEDIIAAVANDAPYLEANDDAVECSFRSLEFVNATFISEGSKIPMPKIYKTTKMGLQLLVGRGALPGKGLGRCLQGRTETPVLKEKQDCFGLGYKPDIRQRRKELEKRQERRRARLNGKEVKLEPMIIPHISKTFKAVKGSAIAKFLASRALEDYEPLNFDFSNGDLMYVATAEEDSHENHPWKLSFDRASNAIGNGIGAVLVSPSGDHYLFTRKLDFDCTNNIVEYEACIMGIRAAIERKIKILEVYGDSALVIY; this comes from the exons ATGATTGAAAACGCCATAAGGAGTGGGAAGATTGAGGCTGGAGAAAGTAACCAAAGGTTGGTTCCGAAAAAAAAGGAGAATGAGGTGAACAACGTAAGTACCTATAACAAGGGCTACTCAAAATCGATTATGGTGAACCAACCAGGAAAGGTGGCTGCTAATCAAcagggttcatcaagacaagaatccaGCGCAAGACAGAACACGGAAAAGCTCCAGTTCACGCTAATTCCGGTaccatacaaggagttgtataaAAGTTTGTTTGATGCACATATTGTTTCCCATTTCTATTTAAAACCCCTACAACCTCCGTACCCTAAATGGTACGACGCAAATGCACAATGCGGCTATCATGCGGGGATTACGGGACATTCAATAGAAAATTGCACAGGCTTCAAAAAGCTGGTTGAAAGGCTAATTAGCATAGGCGTTGTCAAGATTGATGATTCGCCCAATGTGAAAAATCTGTTACCTAACCAtactgataaaggggtaaacatGATAACTGGGAACACGGAGAGGAATGTCATGGTAGATATTGCGGAAGTAAGAACCCCTTTGAAATGGGTCtggaagaaaatggtggaaagGAGGTTAATCAGTTTAAATTTAGAGGAGAAATGCAGGGAGACGAAAAATTATTGCAAATTTCATCACGAAAAAGGGCACGAGATCCAAGAATGCACAGAATTCAGAACCTtagttcaaagcatgatggacaATAAGGAAGTGGAGTTCTATGAAAAAATTGAGGAAGGAGAAAGCATATGCTCGTCAGAACTAACAACAAGGGTTTCGAAAATAAGctatcctgtggtcattatcttgCAACCAAGGAAGAACGAGGTGGAGGTATCAGTAACGCCCAAAATAATAATCAAGAAGCCCGAAGCCTTCCCTTACAAAAATAACAAGAAAGTCCCGTGGAGCTACGCGTGCAACACAACTGTCcaagaaaatgaaattttagCCAGTGCTATGAAATATGATCAAGTCATGGGTTCTTATACGCGTAGTGGGAAGCGCTACGACTTGATAAGTCCTCCAGCCGAGCCAGTAAAGGGAAAGACCATAGTGACGgagcaagagaaagaaaaagaagccaaGCCTACGTTACCTATCATCGAGCCAGTGAAAGAGGAAGAAGCCAAGGAGTTCCTCAAATTCCTGAAGCACGGTGAATATAGTGTTGTGGAGCAATTGCATAAACAACCAGCCCGCATATCCGTGTTAGCCTTGCTCTTGAGCTCTGAAGTACATCGAAAGGCGTTGATGAAAGTGCTGAATGAAACCTATGTGGCCAATGACATCTCTGTCAACAAGTTAGATTGGTTGGTCAACAACATAAGCGCTGATAACTttatcttcttcaacgatgacgAAATACCACCTGGAGGCATGGGGTCCACTAAAGCTTTGCATATTACCACCCAATGCACAGAGTATACCTTGCCAGGAGTTTTGATAGATAACGGGTCAATATTGAATGTATTGCCCTTATCCACACTTAACAGGTTGCCTATGGATAGTTCACATATGAAGACATGTcagaatatagtgagagcattcaaTGACACAGAAAGAAAGGTCATAGGAAAAATCAAGATACCCTTGTTGATCGATCCAACTATTTACGAGGTGGATTTTCTTGTAATGGATATCAGACCTTCCTATAATTGCTTATTAAGAAGGCCATGGATACATTCGGCGGGGGCTGTACCATCATCGTTATATCAGAAGCTGAAGTTAGTGTCAGAGGGTCGGTTGGTGACAATAAACGCTGAAGAGGATATCATAGCAGCTGTAGCTAATGACGCACCTTACTTGGAAGCCAATGATGATGCAGTTGAATGCTCctttcgatctttggagtttgtaaatgcaaCATTTATTTCTGAGGGGAGCAAAATTCCCATGCCAAAAATATATAAGACCACAAAGATGGGGTTGCAATTGTTAGTGGGAAGAGGAGCATTACCCGGAAAAGGATTAGGGAGATGTCTCCAAGGAAGAACTGAGACTCCAGTGCTGAAAGAAAAACAAGATTGCTTTGGCTTAGGATATAAGCCAGACATTAGGCAGAGAAGGAAAGAGTTGGAAAAAAGGCAAGAAAGGAGAAGGGCACGCCTAAATGGAAAGGAAGTTAAACTGGAACCAATGATAATTCCTCACATATCCAAAACCTTT AAAGCCGtcaaagggagcgcgatagcaaaATTTTTGGCCAGCAGAGCTTTAGAAGACTATGAACCTCTAAATTTTGATTTCTCAAATGGAGATTTGATGTATGTTGCAACCGCTGAAGAGGATTCCCATGAAAATCACCCTTGGAAGCTAAGCTTTGACAGAGCTTCGAATGCTAtaggtaatggaattggggcagtccttGTGTCCCCTAGTGGAGATCATTATCTTTTTACTagaaaattggattttgattgcaccaATAATATTGTTGAATATGAAGCTTGCATTATGGGAATCCGGGCAGCCATAGAGCGAAAAATTAAGATActggaagtatatggagactctgcaTTGGTGATATACTAG
- the LOC121218412 gene encoding tropomyosin-like produces the protein MTTPEYNDWWDRRINDNIPKPSHKNSQLIEEHLRVVPSELEIMKQDFERRNAELEKKMEQMEKENMNLRLDADVQKLEVERLRKGKAKAEKDLDSLKVYYKKLLLSMRTTGLGKTSEQWRKEIQEEKNKADRWERMFQEV, from the coding sequence ATGACAACTCCTGAGTATAATGACTGGTGGGATAGAAGAATAAATGATAACATCCCCAAGCCAAGTCACAAAAATAGTCAGCTGATAGAGGAGCATTTACGAGTCGTCCCTTCTGAATTAGAAATCATGAAGCAAGATTTTGAAAGGAGAAAtgcagaattagaaaagaagatGGAGCAAATGGAGAAAGAGAATATGAACTTGAGATTAGACGCAGATGTTCAAAAACTCGAGGTAGAAAGATTAAGAAAGGGAAAAGCTAAGGCTGAAAAGGATCTAGATAGCTTGAAAGTATATTACAAAAAGTTACTGTTATCAATGAGAACTACCGGGTTGGGAAAAACTTCGGAGCAGTGGCGCAAAGAGATTCAAGAAGAAAAGAACAAGGCCGATAGATGGGAAAGGATGTTCCAAGAAGTCTAA